The DNA window cattctgtgccatacagcatcgctggccttattgccgtcctataaaattttcccttgagcttcagtggcatacggcggtcacacaacacgccggatgcactcttccacttcatccatccagcttgtattctatggttgagatctccatctaattctccgttcttttgcaagatagatcctaggtaacgaaaacggtcgctctttggtatttcttgatctccgatcctcacccctaactcgttttggcctccatttgcactgaacttgcactccatatattctgtctttgatcggcttaggcgaagacctttagattccaacacttctctccaaaggttaagctttgcatttaccccttcctgagtttcctctatcaacactatatcgtctgcgaaaagcatacaccaaggaatatcatcttgaatatgtcctgttaactcatccattaccaacgcaaaaaggtaaggacttaaggatgagccttgatgtaatcctacagttatgggaaagctttcggtttgtccttcatgagttcttacggcagtctttgctccttcatacatatcctttatagcttggatatatgctactcgtactcctttcttctctaaaatcctccaaagaatgtctcttgggaccctatcatacgctttttccaaatctataaagaccatgtgtaaatcctttttcccatctctatatctttccatcaatcttcgtaagagatagattgcctccatggttgagcgccctggcatgaacccaaattggttgtccgaaacccgtgtctcttgcctcaatctatgttcaatgactctctcccagagcttcattgtatgactcattagcttaatacccctatagttcatgcaattttgtacgtcacccttattcttgtagataggcaccaaagtgctcgttcgccactcatttggcatcttcttcgttttcaaaatcctattgaaaaggtcagtgagccatgttatacctgtctctcccaaaactttccacacttcgattggtatattgtctgggcctactgcttttctatgcttcatcttcttcaaagctacaaccacttcttccttccggattctacgataaaaagagtaatttctacactcttctgagttactcaactcccctaaagaagcactcctttcatgtccttcattgaaaagattatgaaaataacctttccatctgtctttaaccgcattctctgtagcaagaacctttccatcctcatccttgatgcacctcacttggtttaagtcctttgtcttcttttcccttgctctagctaatttatagatatccaactctccttctttggtatctagttgcttatacatatcgtcataagccgctaacttagcttctctcacagctttcttcgcttcttgcttcgcttttctatacctttcaccattttcatcggtcctatccttgtataaggctttacaacattccttcttagccttcacctttgtttgtacctcctcattccaccaccaagattccttttggtgtggggcaaaacctttggactctcctaatacctcttttgctacttttcgaatacaactagccatggaatcccacatttggctagcttctctctctctatcccacacacactgggtgattactttctctttgaaaatgacttgtttttcttcttttagattccaccatctagtccttgggcacttccaagttttgttcttttgtctcactcttttgatatgtacatccatcaccaacaagcgatgttgattagccacgctctctcctggtataactttgcaatccttacaagttatacgatctcctttcctcattaggagaaaatctatttgtgtttttgacgacccactcttgtaggtggtcacatgttcttctctcttcttaaagaaggtgttggctaagaagagatcatatgccattgcaaaatccaagatagcttccccatcctcgtttctctccccaaaaccatggccaccatggaaacctccatagttgcctgtctccctgcccacgtgtccatttaaatctcctcctataaataacttctccgtctgaacaattccttgcaccaagtctccaaggtcttcccaaaatttctccttcgaactcttatccaaccctacttgaggtgcgtacgcactaatcacattgataagttcttgtcctattacaatcttgattgccatgattctatctcctaccctcttgacatctacaacatcttgtgtcaaggtcttgtccacgatgatgccaacaccgtttctcgttctatttgtgcccgaataccaaagtttaaaccctgagttttctagatcctttgccttactaccaacccacttagtttcttgtaggcacataatatttatccttctcctcaccataacttccactacttccatagattttcccgttaaggttcctatattccacgttcctaaacgcattttgctctcttgaactctacccttctgtcctagcttcttcaccctcccccgtctaataggatcaaagtacttcttttgtgtgtcccgtgtaaagttgataggagcatatgctcccaaacaactttgagtggagtcgttcgaaaagaagtttctatggcccccttgctcatttaacactgcatccgggtgccgatggagatacagcgacccttactcatttatcactgtgctcgggccacacagcgcgccacttacgggtgacgccctagctttagcgcgttTAGTCCCACTTTTTTCATTTAACCACATCAAGCTTGCCACTCTGAGCTCTCACAAACTTATCATAAGCCTTTTTCTCAGATTTCATAGCAAGGCTAAGAACATCATCAAAAGTCTTAATATTTTTCATGGAGTGTCATCTGCCTCCAACCTTCTGGTATAGTTGCCAAAGACCTAATAACCGGCAGGTTTTACTCTTCACTAAGTTTGTTATCAATCTTCTTCatatctttttttattattttctatatCTCAATAGGTTGGATTAGAGTGTGTAAGGTATTCATCTGATATAACTCAAATCCCATGATTTTACATGTCAAGCTCCCATACGAGATACAGTAAAACCTTATATGGTCATAATGTTGGGATCAAACTAATTATAACTTTGAGGAGATTGTTACTTAATACTTTAATAGAGATgtagctcttttttttttttttgacttaGTAATCCTTAATGAAAATTGTATAGATACAAAGAACTACTAGTGGAACACGTCAATTTTTAAGAtgttacattaaaaaaaagaaagacatCTAATTTTTAAAATCTAGTGCATGTATGTATGTAGTGCACTCTTTAATTTTTCTCTATAAACAAGCTTATGAAGCTAGAAATATTAAGTACCAGTAGGCTCAAAGGTatgtattgtatatattaactctaaaatatcaaaaattgtCTCAATCAATTATAGAGAAATATTTTAGATCATCTTAAACTTATGTTTGTGACATTGTATATTATATGCTTATTGACAATTATCAGTTATCACTATATGGAGGTGAGTTTTCTTAATACGGGATCTAGAAAAATTATAACTTAGTACAAGGTGGAGTTTATTCCTACATATAGTTGGCTCAAGTTGGAATCAGAAATTTTTGTGACTTTATTCCTATATAAAGTATCTCTATAGAGTAGTTAATTTGTCTAGCCATCATGTATTTCACATAGTGTGTAAAGAATGAACTTCCAAGGAGAGACCTTGGATGAGTTTATAAGTAAGTTGTGCAACTTCCCagattgtcaattggttttatgatggaacctcaatttttttCATGGTATCAAAACAGGTTGTCACGCGTGGGAAGCCTAATGGCCACACGTGTTCCCCATCACCCTGTTTGTTGTCTACGtgctaggcttgaaaattcgtcacacgAAAAATGACATGTTAAGGAAGAATCCCACATTAATGAAAAGAGGAATCTTACATGaacttataaataaattaggttaCTCTCCGCATTCCAAATTCATATTATCCAACATGATGATTCGCGCTCAAAGATCTTTCATCCAAGCGTATGCATCAACCTGAGCGGAATCTGTAACATCCATAATGTTTTCTGATTGAACCAATGTCGCCCCTCCTTGTCCAAGCGATGCGGAATCTTCTTATGCCACTCAACGTAATTTATTTAATCAATTACGAATCCCGTTTTCTCTACACACACTTTaagaaaacaatatatatatccatCACACATTCACTGGTCCGACTACTAGTAGGTTATGAACCTTTCGAAATCACTCTAATTTTAATACGTTTGAGTTGAAATATACTTTGTGACTTTCTCTTTACAAGTCACTCGTGAATAGGTCATATCACTCCAAAAACACACAGAATTCATCCCGATCATTAACTTGAAGAATAAGAAACAACGCTGACCAATTAAGAAGATCTGGATAAGGTTCTAGACTAGCACTTCCACTCAGAAATTGGTGGGAATTTTGAAACATGGCATTGAATTAACTTTAACAAACACGCCTATGctcaatttcaatttcatatttttcttgacgACGTACGCTGTCACATAATTTCAGTTCTATAATTTGAAAGGACACAAACTCTAGTTTGAAAAAACACTCGGCTTATCTAATAAATGTAATCTAGATCTTTCGATAATTACCCATATTTGGGATTATATAGAATTACCTTTAACTATATTGAGAAAGAAAAGTTGGATCCCTGTTTACTTATAACAACAAAGTTTTATTCCACTAAGTGAGGTCGGCTATATAAATCCTAGAATGCTACTGCGCTTGGTTTTATGTCAAGTCTTTCGTTAGCTCCAAATACTCCATGTCTTTTCTTTAGagtctctttccaagtcttctTTTGTCTTCATCTATCATTTTACTTAAGCTGGATATTTGTGTCGTAATTAATCGCATCTTAACAGAAGTATCTATATATATCTTCTTTGCGATATTTTGGATGGATTGTTCCCAAAGGTTTCTCTTTTGCAGGTTTGCAGGCTTCCAAAATTACTACAATAATTACATGAATTGTGGGTAGTCGCTGGGACGAGTAGCGTCCCAATACCTACAAAAGGATTGGACCACTCCGACTGCTGCACTGTTTCAACAAGAACAAGTATGCAAGATATAGTGAGATGCCAACCCTAAATCAGCGGTACGTACTGAACCAGAAAACATAATAAACAAACCACACATAATACTATAAGCAACATTAAATACTGAAAAAATGACTTTAAATTTGAGTgatgaagagaaagaaaatttCTAGATAAACCATATCtttattatatttaaatattttaaatgagcATACAAGGTTGGTTTGAGTGGGAGTGTTATTAGCATTCGTCAGATTGAATTTTAAAGATGCGAATCTCCAAGGTTATCCACATATATTTACAGGAATTTTTGTCATGCGTATTTGGAATAGGAAAAACTACAAattgaagaagagagaagaaacaACCAATGAGAACTAGGCTCTAATTGATCTAATTCTTAGATTTCAAGTATTGGATTTACAATACCGTGTATGCCACAAATGAGCCTGAATGATGAGAATATAAATTTCAAATCCAGTGTGTCAAATCATACACCTGAACATGTAAGATCAAATCTCTCACATTTGTCAAATTCATTATTAGATTTGATTGAATGCCCTAACTCAAACAAATAGAAAGATTTGCATCTCTCACATTTGTAAAATTCATTACTAGATTTGATTGAATGACCTAACTGAAACAAATAGAAATATTTGCTTGATTACCACTTACAATATTCATAACCAAAATGATTATGCAGCAAAAGTAAGACTGTCAAAATGTAGAAAAACCAGCAATTCATATATAAAAGGTGGTGTTATTCATACATTTctttgagaaatgctaagaggaTTATATAAAAGGTGGtgctatatatttatatatattttatgagaAATGTTATTGGAACTTTCTCAAAAGTGTGATTTTCATAAATTCTCTGTCACTTtacagtttaacgtcaattctcttgttaatattataaaacattgtgccaaAAATATGAAGTGGCAAAGAGTTCCATTTTTGAAAGATTCCTCTTAGTATTTCGCATCTCTTTTTAACTTCTACACACTTCTCTCAAATTTCGATAGACGacaaatgaatttaaaaaatcaaatacaaaaattatagtgagtgaaaaataaaaaagggcatGGATAGCATTGAAGAAAGTTCAAATTCCACTATATTACCAACCAACAAGATAGAAAGTAATCCAACCTCTCAGAAGCTCTTTGCAAagtttctttttcacttgtacCATCACATCCTCACATTCAACCACATGTTTGACGAATTTTCAAGTCAAACATGTGAACAACACGAAGTGGGCGACGTGGAACATGTGTAGTCATTGAGTTTCACATGTAGTTCAACTTGCTCTGATACTATGAAGAAAGTTAAGATTTTACTGTAAAATCAATTACCAATAGTAGCCCAACCTCTTAAAAGTCCTTataaaatttttcattttacCAATATAAGACTCTTGTACCTTTACATCCTCACACACCTTCTCACCTATAATGAATATTCAAGTCAAAGAGACACAGATACTATATAAAACCTTTATATGTATGGGATGATGTGAGACATTAATTCTATTATTTTTTGGCAGAAACATTACACGTGTTGCAACATCAACAAAGACCTCTTCTCCATCAGCCACCTAGCTAACAGGTGTCAAGGTTTCTAAGCATTAATAGGTATAATttaaggacttggattgtctgccctcctagttgtggtgtcCTTCCATGCCCTCATATTTTGtacgatcacggttaagccacgtcaatattttatattaattttttaatgagataataagacaaaaaataataaaaatataaaatattgacgtggcttaaccgtgatcgcacaaaataagagggcatggaaggacaccacaactaggagggcagacaattttTATCCATAATTTAGGACTGGGGGCatgtttttttatagaaaaaaaaaaagcagtggAGACTAGAGATTGATTAGATTGACTTGTACGCCAAAAAAGTGGCCCCACACCACGGCGGAAAGATAGAGGTGTGGTCATGGAATTGCTCGATCGACTCTCTCCTCCTCAAAGTCCCTCCTGTATACGACTGCACAGCCACCCTTAGGGCGCGcgctctctctctgtctctctaacTAATAGCCAAAAatgaatataaaaaatataacccATAAACTTGGTGCTGTTTTAGATGCTgatagtatatataatataccaAAAGTTTGAAGTAGATATGTCCAAGAGTAAATTAAACAGTGTCCTGGAGTATTGGGTTTCTGGCATTTTTGAGTTCTTAGCCTTCGTCTTCAGCTTCCTACTCAATATTTACATTCACTCAAGGTACTTTTCTTTTCATGGGTTTTAGGGTTTCAGCTTAAATAGTTTTCTTATGCAATAGTCTGCATGTTTTGTTGGCTAAAACGGTTAAGAGTCTCTCTTATGTACTCAAGTTTGAACTTTCTTTCCAGTAGTTTATATGAGTTAAACTAAAtatgtttcttttttatatttcttgttgctttgtgtgtttgtaTGCGTTTGTTGATTTTATGTGTTTGTTCTGGGATCTGTTTTTTGAAGATGAATTTGTTATCTTATTGGTTGGTTAAGTAGGGGTTGGTTAGTGATTGTAATTTTCATGCAAACTGTGTAGTTTATTGTTAATGTGAGATTGTTCAGTGTGCTCGAACCAATGTCACATACGCCATATTTCATTATACATATGATGTACTGCCTTTCAGGCATGTTGAAGAATCTctcgttgttttttttttttttttttggacaaacgaTAGATTTTTATTAGATTAAATGTTGGATTAGCCATTTATGAGGTTCGAAATGATGCCGTCATGTAGAGCTCAACACCTTTCCACCACTGAAGTAAAAGAACCCTTGCATCTCTCATTGTTAATAAGTAGATAATTAGTGCAACTTCGTTCTGGCTTTTTTATGttctgtttgatgacttttttgGTGTTCAATAATTGAAAGAGAAAATTGACCACTCTAAAATGAAGTGCAATAGTACTAAAACAAGAAAGATTCTCTTTGCTTTAGCTATCTACCCCGCATACATTCTATTCATGTTTCCTATTTAGGAAATGCATAATTTGATACGGACCAACCTATCTTGCATGCGTCATGTGAATATATACCTCCAATTGTTCACTAATCCCATGCTTTAATAGAACAGCACTAATTAATCCTTGGTTAATTTTGGTTGGTGTTGCCAAGGATATTTGTCCTTAAAATATAATCATAGCTAGGGGCCACAGAGATTCGTTGTGATTTTTTATAATACAAGCTATATTGGTTTTAAGAGATTTGAACACGAAACCTCTTGAGCATTGTGTATTATAAATGTTCTTAATCGCGTGGATAGAACCTCTCAAGCGTGTGCAGGGTAAATGTTCTCAATCACGTGAGCATGAGAGGTTCAGTGCAATATTCTCACTCACCTGAGCTGAAAGAGCGTTGCACATAGTTTTGTTGCTATTGCATGAATGAAATGTGTCATGTAGTTTCTGTACGAACCAATTAAATTCATTCTGAGTACTCTGCTTTGTTGATATGATTTTAAGTcaatattttcttctttgtttcttaGCAAAAAGGGGACATTTAAttggatttatttatttattgaaggAACCGGTTAATGTCACACAGTTGTCTACACTTCAATAGACTAAAATCTTTATTCTCTGCAACACCGACAACTACTGCATAACTTTACCCTATGTGCTTCAATTTGATCGGGTTCATTACAATTTTGAAACCCATCATTCAATCAGGTGTAGATCACACAAACATGGGTGTTTCGGAGTCGGAAATCATCTCCCAAGGCAAGGTGGATTCACCTTTGTTATCGGACCAACAAGAGAAGAACCAGTTATTCTCTTCATTAGGAAGACAATCATCAATCTACTCTCTCACTCTTGATGAGTTTCAGCACACCCTCTGCGAGAGTGGCAAGAATTTTGGGTCGATGAATATGGATGAGTTCCTCACAAGCATTTGGACCGCCGAAGAAAACCAAGCCATTAATTCCAATCACACCAACACTTCCACTACTAACAACAACACGAACAACATTGAGGTGCACATGCCTTTAGCCGATGCCTCTGCAGATAAGCACATTGCGACGCAGCCCAGCTTGCCGCGACAAGGCTCACTCACACTGCCTGCGCCACTGTGTAGGAAAACGGTGGATGAAGTTTGGTCCGTGATACACAAAGGGCAGCAGGCAAAGCAGCAGAACAATCACAACGGCAGCATCGACGGCGGTGTTCAGAGTTCTGAGTTTGCCCCTCGTCAGCCTACTTTTGGGGAGATGACATTGGAGGATTTTTTGGTTAAAGCAGGGGTAGTTCGGGAACAGGATTCAATGGCAGCCACAGTGGTGCCTCCTCAGcctcagcagcagcagcaatatGGGATGTATCAGAACGGCAACCAGGCAGTGGTACCGAGTTTTGTTAATAGGCCTGTGATGGGAATGGGGGCTGCTGGTGCAGCAGGTACTAGCACTGCTACCGGTATTCCTAATTACCAAACTATACCACAAAGTGGGTCTGCGGTTGTGGGAGAGTCCTCTGCGTATGCTGCGAATGGTAAGAGGAATGGGGCTTACCCGACAGTGCCACCTCCACAGTCGGTTTGTTTTGGCGGGAGAGTGGTGAATGGTGGTGATGGATATGCAGCAGGGCAGACAATTGGGATGGGGGCTCTTGTGAGTCCGGTGTCTTCTGATGGGATGGGTACTAGTCAGGTTGAGAACTCTGGGGGTCAATTTGGTTTGGAAATGGGTGGACTAAGAGGAAGGAAGCGGGGTTTAGATGGAGCGGTCGAAAAAGTGGTAGAGAGGAGGCAGAGAAGGATGATTAAGAACAGAGAGTCTGCAGCAAGGTCTAGAGCCCGAAAACAGGTACATTATTTCATTCTTTTCTGACAATTCAGGTCCTACTACTGAATTGTTTGTTCTAATTAATTTCTGGTTATGATGATTCAGCTGCCTTGAATGGTCGAATTTAATATCCTTTTGTGATGCTATTTTAGCAAGGTAGACTACATATTCACTGAAGTGTATTGATCATCAATGGTTTAGTCATATGGTAGTAAAATGTTCCCTTTGTTTGGTTGCTCGATGAATACATGAGTTGCATTGCCCCCGTTATTCTAGATGGATTGATCAGTGAtgtcaatttgtttttttttttaacttatccAACGTTGTCGGTTTATAGTGCAAGGCTGCTAGGAAATGATCTTCGCCAAGCTCTTAATAGAGTAGTCCAGGTAGCTAGTCTGAATGTTATTCGCAGAACAGTTCAGTAGCTGCTAGGCAAGAGTTGAACTGGTACTTTGGAATTTTGAATCATGTAAAATTATGTGGATACCCAAGTGAAAGTAAATAGTAGAATTTCTCATCACATTTTCTTAAAGGATCATGACAGTAATTTTTGTTTGAGTGATATATGCTGCTTTTACAGGCATACACAGTTGAACTGGAAGCAGAACTGAATCAATTGCGAGAAGAGAACTCACACCTTAATCAGGCGCTGGTAATGACATGAAAAACATTTCGATGTGTTGAAAGCTTTCCtactctttttgtttcttgtggtGATATTGCTTATAATTATTGCTCCTGCTGATCGAGTTAAATGAACAGGCAGAGCTCGAGAGGAAACGAAAGCAACAGGTaattcttgctt is part of the Malus domestica chromosome 12, GDT2T_hap1 genome and encodes:
- the LOC114819146 gene encoding protein ABSCISIC ACID-INSENSITIVE 5 isoform X1 codes for the protein MCFNLIGFITILKPIIQSGVDHTNMGVSESEIISQGKVDSPLLSDQQEKNQLFSSLGRQSSIYSLTLDEFQHTLCESGKNFGSMNMDEFLTSIWTAEENQAINSNHTNTSTTNNNTNNIEVHMPLADASADKHIATQPSLPRQGSLTLPAPLCRKTVDEVWSVIHKGQQAKQQNNHNGSIDGGVQSSEFAPRQPTFGEMTLEDFLVKAGVVREQDSMAATVVPPQPQQQQQYGMYQNGNQAVVPSFVNRPVMGMGAAGAAGTSTATGIPNYQTIPQSGSAVVGESSAYAANGKRNGAYPTVPPPQSVCFGGRVVNGGDGYAAGQTIGMGALVSPVSSDGMGTSQVENSGGQFGLEMGGLRGRKRGLDGAVEKVVERRQRRMIKNRESAARSRARKQAYTVELEAELNQLREENSHLNQALAELERKRKQQYFEEMKMRVQNRARKVKEKLRVLRRSHSCGL
- the LOC114819146 gene encoding protein ABSCISIC ACID-INSENSITIVE 5 isoform X2, whose protein sequence is MGVSESEIISQGKVDSPLLSDQQEKNQLFSSLGRQSSIYSLTLDEFQHTLCESGKNFGSMNMDEFLTSIWTAEENQAINSNHTNTSTTNNNTNNIEVHMPLADASADKHIATQPSLPRQGSLTLPAPLCRKTVDEVWSVIHKGQQAKQQNNHNGSIDGGVQSSEFAPRQPTFGEMTLEDFLVKAGVVREQDSMAATVVPPQPQQQQQYGMYQNGNQAVVPSFVNRPVMGMGAAGAAGTSTATGIPNYQTIPQSGSAVVGESSAYAANGKRNGAYPTVPPPQSVCFGGRVVNGGDGYAAGQTIGMGALVSPVSSDGMGTSQVENSGGQFGLEMGGLRGRKRGLDGAVEKVVERRQRRMIKNRESAARSRARKQAYTVELEAELNQLREENSHLNQALAELERKRKQQYFEEMKMRVQNRARKVKEKLRVLRRSHSCGL